From a region of the Chloroflexota bacterium genome:
- a CDS encoding endonuclease III, which translates to MLNPEKVLETLHILRERFGPRVLHTQRDPLDELVLTILSQNTSDRNSGRAFRELKGRYPTWAAVLNAESSELEETIRVGGLAKIKAARIQNTLAVILEQRGEFSLDFLRELGLHEARAWLTALPGIGPKTAGCVLCFACNQPAMIVDTHIHRVAKRVGMIGPKVSADAAHDLLESAVPVDQMYQFHVSVLLHGRQICHAQRPACERCPLTEICEFYQGS; encoded by the coding sequence ATGCTCAACCCTGAGAAAGTGCTTGAAACGTTGCACATATTGCGTGAACGTTTTGGTCCACGCGTCTTGCATACTCAACGTGATCCGCTTGATGAATTGGTTTTGACGATTCTTTCGCAAAATACTTCCGACCGCAACAGTGGGCGGGCTTTTCGCGAACTCAAAGGGCGCTACCCAACGTGGGCGGCAGTGCTCAACGCCGAATCAAGCGAGTTAGAGGAAACAATTCGAGTTGGTGGGTTGGCTAAAATCAAGGCGGCGCGGATTCAAAACACCTTGGCGGTAATTTTGGAGCAGCGCGGCGAATTTAGCCTCGATTTTCTGCGCGAGCTAGGTTTGCACGAGGCGCGAGCTTGGCTGACTGCACTGCCGGGCATTGGCCCCAAAACGGCGGGCTGTGTGCTCTGTTTTGCCTGCAATCAGCCTGCGATGATCGTCGATACCCACATTCATCGGGTGGCCAAACGGGTTGGCATGATCGGGCCTAAAGTTTCTGCCGATGCTGCCCACGATTTGCTTGAGTCGGCTGTGCCAGTTGATCAAATGTATCAATTTCATGTCAGCGTGTTGTTGCATGGCCGCCAAATTTGCCATGCCCAACGCCCAGCCTGCGAACGCTGCCCATTAACCGAGATTTGCGAGTTTTATCAAGGATCATAA
- a CDS encoding DUF262 and DUF1524 domain-containing protein, which produces MKAKETALFEFLNGTKQFVIPIYQRTYSWTREQCEQLWRDIERLAQDVSIKGHFIGSVVYVEDDQYSKSVVPQLLVIDGQQRLTTLSLLLAALANVIDERVNEPVEITSKKLYNYYLRNNDEDEDRHYKLLLTQSDKSALINVVNREEFHSNASLRIQENYRYFLERVRNAPNLQRIFEAIKRIIVVEISLERDKDNPQLIFESLNSTGLKLTQADLIRNYILMGQNHNDQSSMYKAYWYPMEQRFESDYSARFNRFMRDYLTIKLGRIPNIEDVYDEFKRYMTENNLNVKEVVADIGAYSGYFADLNFATTNDRELDAAIRDMHILRVDVAYPFLMQCMRVYKTHRLSQREMVYIVRLSQSYVFRRAICGIPTNSLNKTFANLLRDMDNPHLLSRFSLNLDSSFIARLEAALLDKDSYRRFPNDEEFRRELLAKDINNFRNRNYLLYSIHMGSPESSHDLSNLSVTQIVPTANPLTMEWQSELGIEWQAIQGSVVNRLINLSLVQQPIDEQASFTDKQRAPGGFLNTGGMLNRDLMSLTHWDERAIQDRAIRLAQAACSVWSYPTAVERVPVAIREQAGSTIGSEFLQEIWRECYNELRQRIFNLSAAIQEEQTRLYIAFKLDVNFCVVEPQKSRLRIGLRVPFDQLHDPQQRARNTTGIGNWGNATVEYSVTGLIDLDYAMELIQQAFNYHNNEL; this is translated from the coding sequence ATGAAAGCCAAAGAAACCGCATTGTTTGAATTCCTCAATGGCACAAAACAATTTGTGATTCCGATCTATCAACGGACGTATAGCTGGACACGTGAACAATGTGAACAACTCTGGCGGGATATTGAGCGCTTAGCCCAAGATGTCAGCATCAAGGGTCACTTTATTGGCTCAGTGGTCTATGTTGAGGACGATCAATATAGCAAAAGTGTTGTTCCTCAATTGTTAGTTATTGATGGACAACAACGATTAACGACACTCTCGTTGTTATTAGCTGCGTTAGCTAATGTGATTGACGAGCGGGTTAATGAGCCAGTTGAAATAACTAGTAAGAAGCTCTATAACTATTATTTGCGGAATAATGATGAAGATGAAGATCGTCATTATAAATTACTCTTAACTCAAAGCGATAAATCAGCATTGATTAATGTGGTTAATCGCGAAGAGTTTCATTCTAATGCCTCGCTCCGAATTCAAGAAAACTACCGCTATTTTCTTGAACGTGTGCGCAATGCCCCCAATCTTCAACGAATTTTTGAGGCAATCAAACGGATTATTGTGGTTGAAATCTCGCTTGAACGGGATAAAGATAATCCTCAACTTATTTTTGAAAGTTTAAATTCGACTGGTTTGAAACTAACTCAAGCTGATTTGATTCGCAATTATATTTTGATGGGCCAAAACCATAACGATCAATCATCGATGTATAAGGCCTATTGGTATCCAATGGAACAACGCTTTGAGAGCGATTATTCGGCCCGCTTTAATCGGTTTATGCGCGACTACTTGACGATCAAACTTGGGCGCATTCCAAACATCGAAGATGTCTACGATGAATTTAAGCGCTATATGACCGAGAATAATCTCAATGTTAAAGAGGTTGTGGCCGACATTGGCGCATATTCTGGGTACTTTGCTGATCTTAATTTTGCTACAACCAATGATCGTGAACTTGATGCCGCGATTCGGGATATGCATATTTTACGAGTTGATGTTGCTTATCCATTTTTGATGCAATGTATGCGGGTGTATAAAACTCATCGTTTATCACAGCGTGAGATGGTGTATATCGTGCGGTTGAGTCAAAGCTATGTATTTCGACGCGCTATTTGTGGTATTCCAACCAATTCACTTAATAAAACCTTTGCCAACCTATTACGCGATATGGATAATCCTCATTTGCTCAGCCGCTTCTCGTTGAACCTCGATAGCTCATTTATTGCACGGCTTGAAGCAGCCTTACTGGATAAAGATAGTTATCGACGCTTCCCCAACGATGAAGAATTTCGGCGTGAATTGCTTGCCAAAGACATCAATAACTTTCGTAACCGTAATTACTTGCTCTATAGCATTCATATGGGATCGCCTGAATCCAGCCATGATCTTTCGAATTTGAGCGTAACCCAAATTGTTCCAACGGCTAACCCCTTAACTATGGAATGGCAAAGTGAATTGGGGATTGAGTGGCAAGCAATTCAAGGCAGTGTGGTTAATCGATTAATTAATCTTTCTTTGGTTCAGCAACCAATTGATGAGCAGGCCAGTTTTACTGATAAACAACGTGCACCAGGGGGGTTTCTGAATACAGGCGGTATGCTCAATCGTGATTTGATGAGCTTGACGCATTGGGATGAACGAGCGATTCAAGATCGTGCAATACGGCTGGCACAGGCTGCATGTAGTGTATGGTCATATCCAACAGCTGTCGAGCGTGTTCCGGTTGCGATACGTGAGCAAGCAGGAAGCACTATCGGGTCGGAATTTTTACAAGAGATCTGGCGCGAATGCTATAATGAGCTGCGCCAGCGAATTTTTAATTTGAGTGCGGCCATTCAAGAAGAGCAAACCCGTTTATATATTGCCTTCAAGCTCGATGTTAATTTCTGTGTTGTTGAGCCACAAAAAAGTCGCCTACGGATTGGATTACGGGTTCCGTTTGACCAATTGCATGATCCACAACAACGTGCCCGAAATACAACTGGAATTGGAAATTGGGGTAATGCGACCGTAGAATACAGTGTTACAGGTCTAATAGATCTTGATTATGCGATGGAATTAATTCAACAAGCTTTTAATTATCATAATAATGAACTTTGA